A genomic stretch from Erigeron canadensis isolate Cc75 chromosome 9, C_canadensis_v1, whole genome shotgun sequence includes:
- the LOC122583953 gene encoding uncharacterized protein LOC122583953 produces the protein MGRGKGNRKKFTLTKNDDAGSGEERIPAQKRRGRPQKPLIDEVNVVVEKIEDEEKKNVNDVVSKKEVKVMVNVKKRKRNKQSNEEGDVVKEGNGSETRSNTNGLTQVNGFRHTGSRRKSKPRRAAEAGVECR, from the coding sequence ATGGGTAGGGGTAAAGGAAACAGAAAGAAGTTTACTTTGACTAAAAATGATGATGCTGGAAGTGGTGAAGAAAGAATTCCTGCCCAAAAAAGAAGGGGCAGGCCTCAAAAACCATTGATAGATGAAGTTAATGTAGTCGTTGAAAAGATAGAAGacgaagaaaagaaaaatgtgaATGATGTTGTATCAAAGAAAGAAGTGAAGGTAATGGTGAATGTAAAGAAGAGAAAACGAAACAAACAGTCAAACGAGGAGGGTGATGTGGTCAAAGAGGGAAATGGAAGTGAAACCAGATCAAACACAAATGGATTAACGCAGGTTAATGGATTTCGACATACGGGAAGTAGGAGGAAGAGCAAGCCTCGTAGGGCAGCTGAAGCTGGTGTTGAATGCAGATAA